AGTTTTGCCTTTTTGGTTACACTTGCAACGGCTAACGATGCTCAATAACCTGAGGACCCAAGTATTCAATTTCGTCAATTTCTGAGTTCTCTGGCATTTCAATCTCTTCTAACCATCCATAACAGTCGGCCTCCTCCATTTTCACTGTTGTCTCTCCTGCTAGAAATCGGTAAGAAATAACTTTGCATCAAATTTCAATCCATTATTATGAATATGGGGCGGGGGGATCCAAGTTCGAGATTATAATTCTAAAGTTGGAACATTATGGAAAGCAATATTCATTGTTCAGAAttggataaaaattaaattttgaaaatttattttataagataagtCTATATAAAAGTTAGTATTTGGCATCCCAAaccagatttttttaatattatttttgttttgagatttgaaaaagttgaatggtatattttatttttatatagaaatttgaagaaaaagttataatgataaaaggagatgagttgagaggagttgtgaaaaagGTTTAACAGAATTACTTACTTGAGGCAGCGTAGGGATGATCTTTATAGAAGGAACAATCTCGACCATCTTTATTAGAATAGGGAGGTCCTAGCACATCAAGCACTGCACATGGGGTTATGGCAGTGAAGGCGTGGATGTTCCCTCCAGTTGTTGGATATAATACTGAAGTGTCGCATGGGGCCGTGAAGACACTGTCAGCTTTCAACTTTGCCAATCTCACTGCAAATTAAAAACCATCCTGTTTGAGTCAAACACCATCACATCTCTccacaattttatttcaaaatgttgagaaagagagagaggtacTGACATTGGGAGGATTGCACAGAGCTATCCGAATCGACAGGATCAACCCAGTCATAGGACTTGATGTGCATTGTTCCTAATAAAAGCTTGTTAAAAACAGTCATTCCTGGAT
This genomic interval from Juglans regia cultivar Chandler chromosome 3, Walnut 2.0, whole genome shotgun sequence contains the following:
- the LOC108985159 gene encoding plant cysteine oxidase 1-like isoform X2, which encodes MRMEAGLVERGRDMVGHVTRVGYVKKIITKRRRTRRIVRPPQAAPPMALQELFVSCLDVFKGPGTVPSPQDVQKLCHILDNMKPEDVGLSGDLQFFKPSNGVKSDPRVTSTTIYKCDNFSLCMFFLPATGVIPLHNHPGMTVFNKLLLGTMHIKSYDWVDPVDSDSSVQSSQLRLAKLKADSVFTAPCDTSVLYPTTGGNIHAFTAITPCAVLDVLGPPYSNKDGRDCSFYKDHPYAASRETTVKMEEADCYGWLEEIEMPENSEIDEIEYLGPQVIEHR
- the LOC108985159 gene encoding plant cysteine oxidase 1-like isoform X1, producing the protein MRMEAGLVERGRDMVGHVTRVGYVKKIITKRRRTRRIVRPPQAAPPMALQELFVSCLDVFKGPGTVPSPQDVQKLCHILDNMKPEDVGLSGDLQFFKPSNGVKSDPRVTSTTIYKCDNFSLCMFFLPATGVIPLHNHPGMTVFNKLLLGTMHIKSYDWVDPVDSDSSVQSSQLRLAKLKADSVFTAPCDTSVLYPTTGGNIHAFTAITPCAVLDVLGPPYSNKDGRDCSFYKDHPYAASTGETTVKMEEADCYGWLEEIEMPENSEIDEIEYLGPQVIEHR